In candidate division Zixibacteria bacterium HGW-Zixibacteria-1, the following are encoded in one genomic region:
- a CDS encoding nitroreductase family protein, whose amino-acid sequence MNTFEAIRTRRSIRKYTGQPVDKETVDKLLRAAMSAPSACNQQPWRFIVIDKREILDRIPEIHKDAPMCREAAVAILVCADPSLETCPGYWIQDCAAATMNLLLAAHELGLGAVWTGVYPREQKVADIGKMFGLPDGIIPFALVPIGYPNENIAPEDRYKEDRIKFNRW is encoded by the coding sequence ATGAATACTTTTGAAGCCATCAGGACGCGCCGGAGTATCCGTAAATATACCGGTCAACCGGTTGATAAGGAAACGGTTGACAAATTACTCCGGGCGGCGATGAGCGCGCCATCGGCCTGCAATCAGCAGCCGTGGAGGTTTATCGTTATCGATAAGCGGGAAATTCTGGATCGGATACCGGAGATTCATAAGGATGCCCCGATGTGCCGCGAGGCCGCGGTGGCGATATTAGTCTGTGCCGACCCGAGTCTGGAAACCTGCCCCGGCTATTGGATCCAGGATTGTGCGGCGGCGACGATGAATCTTCTGCTGGCGGCACATGAGCTTGGGCTGGGGGCGGTTTGGACAGGGGTCTATCCCAGGGAGCAAAAGGTGGCCGATATCGGAAAGATGTTTGGCCTGCCGGATGGGATTATTCCCTTTGCGCTGGTGCCAATAGGTTATCCGAATGAAAATATTGCCCCGGAAGATCGTTATAAAGAGGACCGTATAAAGTTTAATCGCTGGTGA
- a CDS encoding GNAT family N-acetyltransferase has product MQYKDSINGITADMLKGFFVGWPNPPSPEVHLEILIKSSHIVLAIDTVTEKVIGFITAISDDIISAYMPLLEVLPEYKGKGIGTELMRRMMQKLKGLYMIDLICDKDKVSFYEKFGLSSATKFGVEAMIMRIFESQSGKKE; this is encoded by the coding sequence ATTCAATATAAGGACAGTATTAACGGTATAACTGCCGATATGCTGAAAGGTTTTTTTGTCGGCTGGCCGAATCCGCCGTCGCCCGAAGTTCATCTCGAGATTCTTATTAAGAGCAGCCATATAGTCCTGGCAATCGACACGGTCACCGAAAAGGTAATAGGATTTATTACTGCCATCAGCGATGATATTATCAGCGCTTATATGCCGTTGCTGGAAGTGCTGCCGGAGTATAAGGGGAAAGGGATCGGAACCGAGCTGATGCGACGGATGATGCAAAAGCTTAAGGGCTTATATATGATTGATCTGATTTGCGACAAAGATAAAGTTTCTTTTTATGAGAAATTCGGATTAAGCAGCGCGACGAAATTTGGCGTCGAAGCGATGATTATGCGTATTTTTGAATCACAATCGGGAAAGAAGGAGTAG
- a CDS encoding alcohol dehydrogenase translates to MGAMVLRKAGEPLELMHLTVPKPNNIVNGELTAPKEMLIPGHEIVGTVVQIGDHVADFKIGDKVGVPWLGYSCGECSYCLKGKENLCDNPGFTGYTLDGGYAEYTVADRRYCFRIPAGYDDYKAAPLLCAGLIGYRSYRMCGDNFEKLGIYGFGGAAHIIAQIAVYQGKKVYAFTRPGDKAAQQFSLRLGAVWAGDSDQKPPELLDAAIIFAPVGALVPAALRVVAKGGIVVCGGIHMSDIPQFPYTILWEERKVVSVASLTRRDGEELMAIAPKVPVKTSVQIFTLENANEALQLLRAGKIEGAAVLKIE, encoded by the coding sequence ATGGGGGCGATGGTGTTGCGGAAGGCGGGGGAGCCGCTTGAGTTGATGCATCTTACGGTGCCGAAGCCGAATAATATTGTGAACGGCGAATTGACCGCGCCGAAAGAGATGCTGATTCCCGGTCATGAAATTGTCGGGACAGTGGTGCAAATTGGCGATCATGTGGCTGATTTCAAGATTGGTGATAAGGTGGGGGTGCCATGGCTGGGGTACTCATGCGGCGAGTGCTCATACTGTCTTAAGGGAAAAGAGAATCTCTGCGACAATCCGGGTTTTACCGGCTACACGCTCGACGGCGGTTATGCCGAATACACTGTTGCCGACAGGCGTTACTGTTTTCGAATACCGGCCGGATATGATGACTATAAAGCGGCGCCGCTTCTGTGCGCCGGGTTGATCGGGTATCGGTCGTATCGGATGTGCGGCGATAATTTCGAGAAACTCGGTATCTATGGTTTTGGCGGGGCGGCGCATATTATCGCGCAAATAGCGGTATATCAGGGCAAGAAAGTATATGCGTTCACGCGCCCCGGTGATAAAGCGGCGCAACAGTTTTCGCTTCGGCTGGGAGCGGTCTGGGCGGGCGATTCGGATCAAAAGCCGCCGGAGTTACTTGACGCCGCTATCATTTTCGCGCCGGTCGGCGCGCTGGTGCCGGCAGCGTTACGGGTGGTGGCAAAGGGCGGTATTGTGGTCTGCGGCGGGATACATATGAGCGATATCCCGCAATTCCCGTACACCATCCTCTGGGAAGAGCGGAAAGTTGTATCGGTAGCCAGTCTGACCCGCCGCGACGGTGAAGAATTGATGGCGATCGCGCCAAAAGTGCCGGTTAAGACTTCGGTGCAAATATTCACACTTGAGAATGCCAACGAAGCGCTGCAGCTTCTGCGTGCCGGCAAGATCGAGGGCGCCGCCGTCCTGAAAATAGAATAA